The Candidatus Poribacteria bacterium genome window below encodes:
- a CDS encoding PEGA domain-containing protein — translation MRTNLLVALGCALILSGCAGVTMIDSMPSGADVYVDGVRVGQTPVRYEDMAVSLTSHSVRIAKDGYKPVSEQFARQGRANMSAIVGGIFIWPVWLWALDYPASLTYELQPESGSGTPMPDRE, via the coding sequence ATGCGAACGAACCTGCTCGTAGCCCTCGGGTGTGCCCTGATCCTGTCTGGGTGCGCGGGCGTTACGATGATCGACAGCATGCCGTCCGGAGCCGACGTATATGTCGACGGGGTCCGCGTTGGGCAGACGCCCGTTCGATATGAAGACATGGCGGTGTCGCTCACGTCGCATTCGGTGCGCATCGCCAAGGATGGGTACAAGCCCGTAAGTGAGCAGTTCGCTCGACAGGGCCGCGCCAACATGAGCGCGATTGTCGGCGGCATCTTCATCTGGCCCGTGTGGCTGTGGGCGCTGGACTATCCCGCCTCGCTCACTTACGAGCTCCAGCCCGAGTCAGGCTCCGGCACTCCGATGCCCGACCGGGAGTAG
- a CDS encoding GNAT family N-acetyltransferase — protein sequence MPAREGLPSQHDVISRGTPVRHVLRPEGATPQRLQDAIALNHIVWMTGEENAEVHSLPGVTWTATGGPKPGGSILFPDLSDADAPQAFDRIVAFYRARGSQDLIGFWSLDPPKPVHTQAYLLARGFQLGWQPHWMSLDLSRFDESFTAPIGVRIESVTTEDWGNDNIPYYSRRTSRRLLTKGEHALQLGAWLDGEPVGNTVVLCTEGDRGVAGIYDCGVAEAARNRGIGKALVVRACQWVRDRGYAFATLNATADGERIYRRVGFESIGFGCTWWLNVPRLSANPPSRAVVAFGQAVGCGNVDALTSLRPSIDNALLDAPLASGMTPLDVAIACGKPESAEWLVSHGATLDIVSAWDLGWKDRVGELLRRSPDLLNRRAGQWGATPLHIAVERDDAELARLVLAAGADTTIQDIAFRSTPMGWARHLGRGDMVRLLEESA from the coding sequence ATGCCAGCGCGGGAGGGGCTTCCGTCGCAGCACGACGTGATCTCAAGAGGTACGCCGGTGAGGCACGTACTTCGACCCGAAGGCGCAACGCCACAGCGCCTGCAAGACGCCATCGCGCTCAACCATATCGTGTGGATGACCGGCGAAGAGAACGCCGAGGTGCATTCGTTGCCCGGCGTCACATGGACGGCGACGGGAGGACCCAAGCCCGGCGGCAGCATCCTCTTCCCGGACCTGTCGGACGCCGACGCCCCGCAGGCGTTCGACCGTATCGTCGCATTCTACAGAGCGCGCGGGTCGCAGGACCTGATCGGCTTCTGGTCGCTCGACCCGCCGAAGCCTGTTCACACACAGGCGTACCTGCTGGCGCGGGGGTTCCAGTTGGGCTGGCAACCGCACTGGATGTCGCTCGACCTTTCGCGCTTCGATGAGAGCTTCACGGCTCCGATAGGTGTTCGCATCGAGAGTGTGACAACGGAGGACTGGGGCAACGACAACATCCCGTATTACAGCCGACGCACATCCCGACGGTTGCTCACGAAGGGCGAGCACGCCTTGCAGCTTGGGGCGTGGCTGGACGGCGAGCCCGTCGGGAACACGGTGGTTCTGTGTACCGAAGGCGATCGGGGCGTCGCGGGCATCTACGACTGTGGCGTCGCAGAAGCCGCGCGGAACCGAGGCATCGGGAAAGCTCTCGTCGTCCGGGCGTGCCAGTGGGTGCGCGATCGGGGCTATGCCTTCGCGACGCTCAACGCAACAGCGGACGGAGAGCGCATCTACCGGCGCGTTGGATTCGAGTCGATCGGGTTCGGCTGCACGTGGTGGCTCAACGTGCCTCGGCTGAGCGCAAACCCGCCGTCAAGGGCCGTCGTGGCGTTTGGGCAAGCCGTCGGGTGTGGGAATGTCGATGCGCTGACGTCGCTTCGTCCGAGCATCGACAACGCGCTCCTAGACGCGCCTCTAGCGAGCGGCATGACGCCTCTCGACGTGGCTATCGCCTGCGGCAAGCCAGAGTCGGCTGAATGGCTTGTCAGCCACGGGGCAACACTCGACATCGTGTCGGCGTGGGACCTGGGATGGAAGGATCGTGTCGGCGAGCTCCTTCGTCGTTCGCCGGACCTCCTGAACCGCCGCGCGGGACAGTGGGGTGCGACGCCGCTGCATATCGCCGTCGAGCGTGACGACGCCGAGCTCGCTCGGCTCGTGTTGGCTGCCGGCGCCGATACGACGATCCAGGACATCGCCTTCCGTAGTACGCCGATGGGATGGGCGCGGCACCTCGGTCGGGGCGACATGGTCCGACTGCTCGAAGAGTCAGCGTGA
- a CDS encoding sulfotransferase family protein, translating to MGDVRRICLWSGPRNVSTAVLYAFAQRPDTRALDEPLYAHYLRVSDADHPGKADVLASMENDGERVVRDVILGPCDVPVLFMKQMAHHLVEIDRSFMRHTVNVILTRDPAEVVTSLARVLDDPTLRDTGFRMQYELIDQLRGLGQEPPVLDARELLLDPPGVLGELCALIGIPFDEAMLSWEPGPKPVDGVWAPHWYANVHRSTGFEPYRPKREPVPDRLKPLLDECQPYYESMYAVAIKARRDG from the coding sequence ATGGGTGACGTTAGGCGGATCTGCCTCTGGTCGGGTCCACGGAACGTCTCGACGGCGGTGCTCTATGCGTTCGCTCAGCGCCCCGACACGCGCGCGCTCGATGAGCCGCTCTACGCTCACTACCTTCGCGTTTCGGATGCTGACCATCCAGGCAAGGCGGATGTCCTCGCCTCGATGGAGAACGACGGCGAGCGCGTCGTCCGCGACGTGATCCTGGGACCCTGCGACGTGCCGGTTCTCTTCATGAAGCAGATGGCGCACCACCTGGTCGAGATCGATCGCTCGTTCATGCGGCACACGGTCAACGTGATCCTGACTCGCGATCCGGCGGAGGTCGTGACGTCGCTCGCGAGGGTTCTCGACGACCCGACGTTGCGTGACACGGGGTTCCGCATGCAGTACGAGCTCATCGACCAGCTTCGTGGCTTGGGTCAGGAGCCGCCGGTCCTGGACGCCCGCGAGTTGCTGCTGGACCCGCCAGGCGTTCTGGGCGAGCTCTGCGCCTTGATCGGCATTCCGTTCGACGAAGCCATGTTGTCCTGGGAACCGGGCCCCAAGCCGGTGGATGGCGTGTGGGCTCCGCACTGGTATGCGAACGTCCATCGCTCGACTGGGTTCGAGCCGTACCGCCCCAAGCGGGAGCCCGTGCCGGATCGCCTCAAGCCGCTGCTCGACGAGTGCCAACCGTATTACGAGTCGATGTACGCCGTAGCGATCAAGGCGCGACGGGATGGCTGA
- the ilvE gene encoding branched-chain-amino-acid transaminase: MAELPDPRNENIHVFVGDRLVPRAEAKVSVFDSLVQGGDGVWEGLRVYDGRIFALDLHLDRLFASAHAMAFRDVPSREFVRDAIFETLRANGMRDETHIRLTLSRGVKVTSGMDPRLNREGPCLIVLAEWKAPIYSSAGIRLVTASVRRNSPQTIDSKIHHNNLINNILAKIEANVAGVDDAIMLDLNGFVSETNATNIFVVRRGVLLTPHADSCLPGITRGIVMSLAQDASIPVREKNLSLTEVYTADEVFTTGTIGELCPVLEVDGRRVGTGEPGPVTNRLRALYADLTAHGGEPLP; this comes from the coding sequence ATGGCTGAACTGCCCGATCCACGCAACGAGAACATCCACGTCTTCGTCGGCGACCGGCTCGTGCCGCGCGCGGAGGCGAAGGTCTCCGTGTTCGACAGCCTGGTGCAGGGCGGCGACGGCGTCTGGGAAGGGCTGCGCGTCTACGACGGGCGCATCTTCGCGCTCGATCTGCACCTTGACCGGCTCTTTGCGTCGGCGCACGCGATGGCGTTCCGGGACGTTCCGAGCCGTGAGTTCGTCCGCGACGCCATCTTCGAGACGCTCCGCGCCAACGGGATGCGCGACGAGACGCATATCCGCCTGACGCTGAGCCGGGGCGTCAAGGTGACGTCGGGGATGGACCCGCGCCTGAACCGCGAGGGCCCCTGCCTCATCGTTCTCGCCGAGTGGAAGGCTCCCATCTACTCGTCGGCAGGCATCCGGCTCGTCACGGCGTCCGTCCGGCGGAACTCGCCGCAGACGATCGACTCGAAGATCCACCACAACAACCTGATCAACAACATCCTGGCGAAGATCGAAGCCAATGTGGCAGGCGTCGATGACGCGATCATGCTCGACCTGAACGGCTTCGTGTCGGAGACGAACGCGACCAACATCTTCGTTGTCCGTCGCGGCGTGCTGCTCACACCCCATGCCGATAGCTGCCTGCCGGGCATCACGCGCGGGATCGTCATGTCGCTCGCTCAGGACGCCAGCATCCCGGTGCGTGAGAAGAACCTGTCGCTCACCGAGGTCTACACGGCGGATGAGGTGTTCACGACGGGGACCATCGGCGAACTGTGCCCAGTCCTTGAAGTAGACGGCCGGCGAGTCGGAACCGGTGAACCGGGGCCCGTGACGAACCGTCTCCGCGCCCTTTACGCCGACCTCACTGCCCATGGAGGCGAGCCGCTGCCCTAG